A region from the Salminus brasiliensis chromosome 22, fSalBra1.hap2, whole genome shotgun sequence genome encodes:
- the cntd1 gene encoding cyclin N-terminal domain-containing protein 1: protein MLKTGCIMDRITKRPSLRFGEALSELLSDFLSNLNNTNKTNLEALSSFCGDFKDGKVMEHTFLICEELGLDPSVGYHAIEILDRFMAKHVENLLSEGGEGPSCGAEERSGEDLIFQSLGEKFQVFLLSCVQIASKLALHSSAVDNNSAARYLQSLGCSCPKDKLLESELLVLKTLDFRPNVPNPLLYVETLLEVLAHNVPTAPAAQLHHLCRYVLQFIYLQRKPVYQSLLEAATGCRSPSPEQRAKFVSVTEDRMLLGVGVITVSAYIYQVSAWEKVVEELTLITGISARSILDFARVTLMHITKSRAP, encoded by the exons atgctaaAAACGGGGTGTATAATGGACAGAATAACGAAAAGGCCCAGTCTGAGGTTCGGCGAGGCCTTGTCCGAGCTTCTGTCTGACTTTCTGAGCAACCTTAACAACACGAACAAGACCAACCTGGAGGCTTTGTCGAGTTTCTGTGGGGATTTTAAAGACGGGAAGGTGATGG AACACACCTTTCTCATTTGTGAGGAGTTGGGACTGGACCCTTCGGTTGGTTACCACGCCATCGAGATACTGGACAG GTTTATGGCGAAGCATGTTGAGAATTTGCTCAGCGAGGGCGGCGAAGGCCCCTCCTGTGGAGCCGAGGAACGCAGCGGTGAAGATCTGATCTTTCAGAGTCTGGGAGAAAAATTCCAGGTCTTCCTCCTCTCATGTGTGCAGATAGCCAGCAAACTGGCCTTACATTCCAGT GCCGTTGACAACAACTCTGCCGCAAGATACCTGCAGTCACTCGGCTGCAGCTGTCCCAAAGACAAGCTCCTGGAGTCCGAGCTCCTCGTCCTGAAAACTCTGGACTTCCGGCCGAACGTCCCGAACCCTCTGCTGTACGTGGAGACTCTCCTGGAAGTCCTGG cccacaACGTCCCAACCGCACCTGCAGCACAGCTGCATCACCTGTGCAGGTACGTCCTTCAGTTCATCTACCTGCAGAGGAAGCCAGTCTACCAGTCCCTGCTTGAAGCTGCTACTGGATGTCGCAGCCCTTCTCCAGAGCAAAG GGCGAAGTTTGTGTCCGTGACCGAAGACCGCATGCTGTTGGGGGTCGGCGTGATCACCGTGTCTGCCTACATCTACCAGGTGTCTGCTTGGGAGAAG GTCGTAGAGGAGCTCACTCTGATCACGGGGATCTCAGCGAGGAGCATCCTGGACTTTGCTCGCGTGACCCTGATGCACATCACCAAGAGCAGAGCGCCATAA
- the coa3a gene encoding cytochrome c oxidase assembly factor 3 homolog, mitochondrial gives MADKQGKAAGESEFAKRIDPNTENLTREQIQFIRRVELEQWRKKGQKLRGRNVITGLAIGAVVMGIYGYTFYSVSQERLMDEIDEEAKAAAKYRGPRTGAN, from the exons ATGGCGGACAAGCAGGGCAAAGCTGCGGGCGAGAGCGAGTTCGCCAAGAGGATAGACCCGAACACGGAGAACCTGACCCGGGAGCAGATCCAGTTTATCCGGCGGGTGGaactggagcagtggaggaagaaAGGCCAGAAGCTCCGCGGCAGGAACGTGATTACCGGGCTGGCGATCGGCGCGGTGGTGATGGGTATCT ACGGCTACACGTTTTACTCCGTGTCCCAGGAGCGGCTCATGGACGAGATCGACGAGGAGGCCAAGGCGGCCGCCAAGTATCGAGGGCCCAGGACCGGAGCGAACTGA